In the genome of Cygnus olor isolate bCygOlo1 chromosome Z, bCygOlo1.pri.v2, whole genome shotgun sequence, one region contains:
- the FRMPD1 gene encoding FERM and PDZ domain-containing protein 1 isoform X1, with protein MEDLETNLIQTRKACRIEQMVAKWLHRSRDGASSGRVPVTNVTRDGSGQPASHVKLTVTVYKDLVLHHYGFEICPNLPLTIASVTAGSTADGKLLPGDQLLRINSTMVEDMSIERVADMIREAGDELFLTVLRSTSGGPKSSFLTAEKRARLKTNPVKVRFAEEVLVNGHTQGNSLLCMPNVLKVYLENGQTKAFRFETSTTVKDIVLTLKEKLSIRSIAHFALTLEEQYNAAKVHLLHEEELIEQVVQKRESHDYRCLFRICFVPKDPLDLLQEDPVAFEYLYLQSCSDVLQERFAVEMKCSVALRLAALHIQERIYACAHPQKVSLKYIERDWGIENFISPTLLRNMRGKDIKKAISYHMKRNQILLDPRQKHMLTAVQVRLNYLQILSDLKMYNGKIFNATLMLQDRESYVALLVGAKYGVSQIINSKLNIITSLAEFANISRVELTEESEKVSMVKIYLQDLKMLTLLLESNSAKDLVCLIIGYYRLFVDANASIFTWGEKRQQPHRVSAEEGYESRTCSDSEDSWELDSSSEHCLGMPAAYSSTPPVCEKELGELHSREKDRTKPQAGGSDQHDAGGNTTDSTSEASDSANTESRGFKTSGSSDSMDALEEDELEACSSSRPEFFHFYTPTVHEMNNSDESFFPICAAEGSRRAEARDFFCFLQVPEAEEHECEHSPWEERGVDIGVSMLGTKLSDRNAMGYYSLCCSVSPAGSVEKSNISHSLGRSPWKDVSAQEEAHCGAEQVAEASDLILEPPPGFGDTSSEEEFYDAADSLSPPDTLAAGYKMMSQEGIDNSCMLKKPRCYSLAENLMTRQTAREKYGKKKQLTYAKSLRKRRSFLKTNYTSQVTFPLALPDSMQSYCTWPPTPPLLAQPPDPPSPENFKKDAESGFRAATQAQRDTASTNPSSDMIEMEPDTMETKSVTDLVVSSISAVRLQGDHREESADVAIPVDDLCPARAVYPPFLFLEEPMYLPREQSRVVHESPTMKVNTGWPSDESCVSIGDWLAQAALGGEGEMMEAKHEAGNVPLFQVQEVTCPPNECTLPSSCRDASMAIPHGVTRDQDLLPTAGRQATCEEPVLAPCEEGKANLDSCADYKSDHASSQAKNRQEINKEALQKVHNKNHMGFPDATQLLTDCSSTSGVITRLSWLSFGARSDLTSPSPSQKRIDAPLELLDSQRTSRCLEADVVRKEMQTSSATLSFEKELKSRHGLDEGESRKDTENVVHEQTWSVQTSPREQVTEVEKDSPLTPSQGLSISSGPIPLGSLEKRAGDHRTSNYSFLCFNHKKDEQALSGPIMTRFWGFSMMKTSPPQFGMDKCSCQLSYVSCFHRPDEEGEQETTIPMCSLFLQPLTTPPSTNRSLPGSSVDSDPVTIARDKAVWDPHVQALSQLNDQAQMSPADFSCFLAYTTELQEVVGNLSGSQATHLQDRCAEQGAESKGALGLASQDLLSSCKELLKIERPLEELQDALRVTFGHLVQLAVACFQVTHCRLCRQRQQELRAALMDVVGTYHQFVQAVHQQLHRQGCPDLGTKLLTRQHTALTAAMFCLLQQFRVPPLF; from the exons ATGGAGGATTTGGAGACTAACTTAATCCAGACACGTAAAGCATGTAGAATAGAGCAAATGGTAGCGAAATGGCTTCATCGCTCCCGGGATGGTGCATCAAG TGGCAGAGTGCCTGTGACAAATGTCACCAGGGATGGCAGTGGCCAGCCTGCCAGCCATGTCAAGCTCACTGTCACAGTGTACAAAGACTTGGTCCTCCATCACTATGGCTTTGAGATTTGCCCAAACCTTCCTCTTACAATTGCATCTGTCACTGCAG GGAGCACTGCTGATGGGAAGCTGCTGCCAGGTGACCAGCTCCTCCGGATAAACTCCACCATGGTAGAGGACATGTCCATTGAACGGGTGGCTGACATGATCAG GGAGGCTGGTGACGAGCTCTTCCTAACCGTCCTGCGCAGTACATCG GGTGGGCCTAAGTCATCGTTCCTCACTGCAGAGAAGAGGGCGAGGCTGAAAACAAACCCTGTGAAAGTACGTTTTGCAGAGGAAGTGCTGGTGAATGGACACACACAG GGGAATTCTCTTCTTTGTATGCCAAACGTTCTCAAAGTATACTTGGAAAATGGGCAGACAAAAGCTTTCAGGTTTGAGACAAGCACTACTGTAAAG GATATTGTTCTCACCTTGAAGGAGAAGCTCTCTATTCGGAGCATTGCACACTTCGCCCTCACCCTGGAGGAGCAGTACAATGCAGCAAAGGTCCACTTGCTGCATGAGGAGGAGCTCATTGAGCAG GTGGTCCAAAAAAGAGAATCCCATGACTACCGGTGCCTCTTCAGAATTTGCTTTGTCCCAAAGGATCCCTTAGACCTCCTGCAGGAAGACCCAGTTGCCTTCGAATATCTCTACCTGCAG AGCTGCAGCGATGTGCTTCAGGAAAGGtttgctgtggaaatgaaatgcagtgTGGCGTTACGTCTGGCTGCTCTACACATACAAGAGAGAATCTATGCTTGTGCTCACCCACAGAAAGTATCCTTGAAATACATTGA GAGAGACTGGGGAATTGAAAACTTCATCTCACCAACTTTGCTTCGAAACATGAGAGGGAAGGATATCAAGAAAGCCATCAGCTACCATATGAAGCGGAACCAGATCCTGCTGGACCCTCGGCAGAAG CATATGCTCACAGCAGTCCAAGTGCGTCTGAACTACCTACAAATCCTGAGTGACCTGAAGATGTACAATGGGAAGATCTTTAATGCCACCCTGATG CTACAGGACAGAGAATCATACGTTGCATTGCTGGTGGGTGCCAAGTATGGGGTGAGCCAGATTATCAATAGCAAGCTAAACATCATAACAAGTCTGGCAGAGTTTGCAAACATCAGCAGGGTGGAGCTTACAGAGGAGTCTGAGAAAGTGAGCATGGTAAAAATCTACCTACAGGATCTGAAG atgctgacCCTGCTGCTGGAATCAAACAGTGCAAAAGATCTTGTTTGCCTCATCATTGGCTACTACAGACTGTTCGTGGATGCGAATGCCTCCATATTTACTTGGGGAGAGAAAAGACAGCAACCGCACCGTGTCTCAGCTGAAGAAG GATATGAATCTCGAACCTGCAGTGATTCTGAAGACTCCTGGGAACTGGATTCCTCCTCAGAGCATTGCTTGGGCATGCCTGCAGCATACAGCAGCACCCCTCCTGTGTGCgagaaggagctgggagagctTCACAGCCGAGAGAAGGACAGAACAAAGCCCCAAGCTGGAGGAAGTGACCAACACGATGCGGGTGGCAACACAACAGACAGTACATCTGAGGCTTCAGATTCAGCCAACACAGAGAGCCGAGGGTTTAAGACAAGTGGCTCAAGTGACTCAATGGATGCACTGGAGGAAGATGAGTTGGAAGCTTGCTCTTCCTCCAGGCCAGAGTTCTTCCACTTCTACACACCAACTGTGCACGAAATGAACAACTCAGATGAGAGTTTCTTCCCCATTTGTGCTGCAGAAGGCTCCAGAAGGGCAGAAGCCAGGGActtcttctgtttcttgcaGGTACCAGAAGCAGAGGAGCATGAATGTGAGCACAGCCcctgggaggagagaggagtgGACATAGGTGTGTCTATGCTAGGGACCAAGCTATCTGACAGAAATGCCATGGGCTATTACAGCCTGTGTTGCAGCGTATCGCCTGCAGGTAGTGTAGAGAAGAGCAACATCAGTCACAGCCTTGGAAGAAGTCCTTGGAAAGATGTGTCTGCCCAGGAAGAGGCACACTGTGGAGCGGAGCAGGTAGCAGAAGCAAGCGATCTCATTTTGGAGCCACCCCCAGGCTTTGGTGACACCAGCTCAGAGGAAGAGTTCTACGACGCTGCAGACAGCCTCAGCCCCCCAGACACCCTGGCAG CAGGCTACAAGATGATGTCCCAGGAAGGTATAGACAACTCCTGCATGCTAAAGAAACCAAGGTGTTACAGCCTGGCGGAAAACCTAATGACAAGGCAGACAGCAAGAGAGAAGTATGGAAAGAAGAAGCAGCTGACATATGCCAAGAgcctgaggaagaggagatCTTTTCTGAAAACCAATTACACCTCACAGGTCACTTTCCCACTGGCTTTACCAGACTCTATGCAGAGCTACTGCACTTGGCCACCCACACCACCACTGCTTGCTCAGCCCCCAGATCCACCCTCCCCAGAGAACTTCAAGAAGGATGCAGAATCGGGATTTCGTGCTGCCACCCAGGCCCAGAGAGACACTGCTAGCACAAACCCATCCTCTGACATGATCGAAATGGAGCCTGACACCATGGAAACAAAGTCAGTGACTGATTTGGTGgtttcttccatttcagctGTTCGCCTGCAGGGTGACCACAGGGAGGAGAGTGCAGATGTTGCCATACCTGTGGATGACCTTTGTCCAGCACGTGCTGTATACCCACCTTTCTTGTTCCTGGAGGAACCCATGTACCTTCCCAGGGAACAAAGCAGAGTTGTCCATGAAAGTCCCACAATGAAGGTAAATACTGGGTGGCCAAGTGATGAGAGTTGTGTGAGCATCGGAGATTGGCTGGCCCAAGCAGCActgggaggggagggtgagATGATGGAAGCCAAGCATGAGGCTGGCAATGTCCCTCTGTTCCAGGTCCAAGAGGTGACTTGCCCTCCTAATGAGTGTACTCTGCCGTCTTCATGCCGTGATGCCAGCATGGCCATTCCCCATGGGGTGACACGGGACCAGGATCTGCTTCCTACTGCTGGGAGGCAAGCTACATGTGAGGAGCCTGTCCTGGCTCCCTGTGAGGAAGGAAAAGCTAACCTTGACAGCTGTGCTGACTACAAGAGTGACCATGCCTCATCACAGgcaaaaaacagacaagaaataaACAAGGAAGCCTTACAGAAAGTgcacaataaaaatcacatggGCTTTCCAGATGCAACCCAGCTGTTAACAGATTGCAGCAGCACCTCAGGGGTTATAACTCGCCTCTCCTGGCTCTCATTTGGTGCGAGATCAGACCTAACTTCACCCAGCCCATCTCAGAAGAGGATAGATGCCCCACTAGAGCTTTTGGACTCTCAGAGGACCAGTAGGTGCCTAGAGGCTGATGTTGTCAGAAAGGAGATGCAGACATCCTCAGCTACACTATCCTTTGAGAAAGAGTTGAAAAGCAGACATGGGCTGGATGAAGGGGAGTCcagaaaagacacagaaaatgttGTTCACGAACAGACTTGGTCTGTTCAGACTTCTCCCAGAGAACAGGTTACAGAAGTGGAGAAAGACTCTCCCCTGACTCCTTCTCAAGGGCTTTCCATCTCCTCAGGCCCAATTCCCTTGGGCTCATTGGAAAAAAGAGCAGGAGACCACAGGACTTCAAATtactccttcctctgctttaaCCATAAGAAGGATGAGCAGGCACTTTCTGGACCCATCATGACCAGATTTTGGGGATTTTCCATGATGAAGACATCACCACCACAATTTGGAATGGACAAGTGCAGCTGTCAGCTATCCTATGTCAGCTGCTTCCACAGGCCTGATGAAGAAGGAGAGCAGGAAACCACCATTCCTATGTGCAGCTTGTTTCTGCAGCCCCTCACTACCCCACCATCTACCAACCGCAGTCTTCCTGGGTCCTCTGTGGACAGTGACCCTGTGACCATTGCTAGGGACAAGGCTGTGTGGGACCCTCATGTCCAAGCCCTCAGCCAGCTGAATGACCAAGCACAGATGAGCCCCGCAGACTTCTCCTGCTTCCTAGCCTACACTACAGAGCTCCAGGAGGTTGTGGGAAACCTCTCAGGGAGCCAAGCAACCCACCTGCAAGACCGATGTGCTGAGCAAGGTGCTGAGAGCAAGGGTGCCCTTGGCTTAGCCTCCCAGGACCTGCTGTCCAGTTGCAAGGAGCTTCTGAAAATAGAGCGGCCACTTGAAGAACTGCAGGATGCTTTGAGGGTGACATTTGGGCACCTTGTTCAGCTGGCAGTGGCCTGCTTCCAGGTGACACACTGCCGGCtgtgcaggcagaggcagcaggagctcagGGCCGCGCTCATGGATGTGGTAGGCACCTATCACCAGTTTGTGCAGGCTGTTCACCAGCAGCTTCACAGGCAAGGCTGCCCAGACCTGGGCACCAAGCTCCTCACTCGCCAGCACACAGCCCTTACTGCTGCCATGttttgccttctgcagcagTTCAGGGTACCCCCGTTGTTTTGA
- the FRMPD1 gene encoding FERM and PDZ domain-containing protein 1 isoform X2 produces MEDLETNLIQTRKACRIEQMVAKWLHRSRDGASSGRVPVTNVTRDGSGQPASHVKLTVTVYKDLVLHHYGFEICPNLPLTIASVTAGSTADGKLLPGDQLLRINSTMVEDMSIERVADMIREAGDELFLTVLRSTSGGPKSSFLTAEKRARLKTNPVKVRFAEEVLVNGHTQGNSLLCMPNVLKVYLENGQTKAFRFETSTTVKDIVLTLKEKLSIRSIAHFALTLEEQYNAAKVHLLHEEELIEQVVQKRESHDYRCLFRICFVPKDPLDLLQEDPVAFEYLYLQSCSDVLQERFAVEMKCSVALRLAALHIQERIYACAHPQKVSLKYIERDWGIENFISPTLLRNMRGKDIKKAISYHMKRNQILLDPRQKHMLTAVQVRLNYLQILSDLKMYNGKIFNATLMLQDRESYVALLVGAKYGVSQIINSKLNIITSLAEFANISRVELTEESEKVSMVKIYLQDLKMLTLLLESNSAKDLVCLIIGYYRLFVDANASIFTWGEKRQQPHRVSAEEGYESRTCSDSEDSWELDSSSEHCLGMPAAYSSTPPVCEKELGELHSREKDRTKPQAGGSDQHDAGGNTTDSTSEASDSANTESRGFKTSGSSDSMDALEEDELEACSSSRPEFFHFYTPTVHEMNNSDESFFPICAAEGSRRAEARDFFCFLQVPEAEEHECEHSPWEERGVDIGVSMLGTKLSDRNAMGYYSLCCSVSPAGSVEKSNISHSLGRSPWKDVSAQEEAHCGAEQVAEASDLILEPPPGFGDTSSEEEFYDAADSLSPPDTLAGYKMMSQEGIDNSCMLKKPRCYSLAENLMTRQTAREKYGKKKQLTYAKSLRKRRSFLKTNYTSQVTFPLALPDSMQSYCTWPPTPPLLAQPPDPPSPENFKKDAESGFRAATQAQRDTASTNPSSDMIEMEPDTMETKSVTDLVVSSISAVRLQGDHREESADVAIPVDDLCPARAVYPPFLFLEEPMYLPREQSRVVHESPTMKVNTGWPSDESCVSIGDWLAQAALGGEGEMMEAKHEAGNVPLFQVQEVTCPPNECTLPSSCRDASMAIPHGVTRDQDLLPTAGRQATCEEPVLAPCEEGKANLDSCADYKSDHASSQAKNRQEINKEALQKVHNKNHMGFPDATQLLTDCSSTSGVITRLSWLSFGARSDLTSPSPSQKRIDAPLELLDSQRTSRCLEADVVRKEMQTSSATLSFEKELKSRHGLDEGESRKDTENVVHEQTWSVQTSPREQVTEVEKDSPLTPSQGLSISSGPIPLGSLEKRAGDHRTSNYSFLCFNHKKDEQALSGPIMTRFWGFSMMKTSPPQFGMDKCSCQLSYVSCFHRPDEEGEQETTIPMCSLFLQPLTTPPSTNRSLPGSSVDSDPVTIARDKAVWDPHVQALSQLNDQAQMSPADFSCFLAYTTELQEVVGNLSGSQATHLQDRCAEQGAESKGALGLASQDLLSSCKELLKIERPLEELQDALRVTFGHLVQLAVACFQVTHCRLCRQRQQELRAALMDVVGTYHQFVQAVHQQLHRQGCPDLGTKLLTRQHTALTAAMFCLLQQFRVPPLF; encoded by the exons ATGGAGGATTTGGAGACTAACTTAATCCAGACACGTAAAGCATGTAGAATAGAGCAAATGGTAGCGAAATGGCTTCATCGCTCCCGGGATGGTGCATCAAG TGGCAGAGTGCCTGTGACAAATGTCACCAGGGATGGCAGTGGCCAGCCTGCCAGCCATGTCAAGCTCACTGTCACAGTGTACAAAGACTTGGTCCTCCATCACTATGGCTTTGAGATTTGCCCAAACCTTCCTCTTACAATTGCATCTGTCACTGCAG GGAGCACTGCTGATGGGAAGCTGCTGCCAGGTGACCAGCTCCTCCGGATAAACTCCACCATGGTAGAGGACATGTCCATTGAACGGGTGGCTGACATGATCAG GGAGGCTGGTGACGAGCTCTTCCTAACCGTCCTGCGCAGTACATCG GGTGGGCCTAAGTCATCGTTCCTCACTGCAGAGAAGAGGGCGAGGCTGAAAACAAACCCTGTGAAAGTACGTTTTGCAGAGGAAGTGCTGGTGAATGGACACACACAG GGGAATTCTCTTCTTTGTATGCCAAACGTTCTCAAAGTATACTTGGAAAATGGGCAGACAAAAGCTTTCAGGTTTGAGACAAGCACTACTGTAAAG GATATTGTTCTCACCTTGAAGGAGAAGCTCTCTATTCGGAGCATTGCACACTTCGCCCTCACCCTGGAGGAGCAGTACAATGCAGCAAAGGTCCACTTGCTGCATGAGGAGGAGCTCATTGAGCAG GTGGTCCAAAAAAGAGAATCCCATGACTACCGGTGCCTCTTCAGAATTTGCTTTGTCCCAAAGGATCCCTTAGACCTCCTGCAGGAAGACCCAGTTGCCTTCGAATATCTCTACCTGCAG AGCTGCAGCGATGTGCTTCAGGAAAGGtttgctgtggaaatgaaatgcagtgTGGCGTTACGTCTGGCTGCTCTACACATACAAGAGAGAATCTATGCTTGTGCTCACCCACAGAAAGTATCCTTGAAATACATTGA GAGAGACTGGGGAATTGAAAACTTCATCTCACCAACTTTGCTTCGAAACATGAGAGGGAAGGATATCAAGAAAGCCATCAGCTACCATATGAAGCGGAACCAGATCCTGCTGGACCCTCGGCAGAAG CATATGCTCACAGCAGTCCAAGTGCGTCTGAACTACCTACAAATCCTGAGTGACCTGAAGATGTACAATGGGAAGATCTTTAATGCCACCCTGATG CTACAGGACAGAGAATCATACGTTGCATTGCTGGTGGGTGCCAAGTATGGGGTGAGCCAGATTATCAATAGCAAGCTAAACATCATAACAAGTCTGGCAGAGTTTGCAAACATCAGCAGGGTGGAGCTTACAGAGGAGTCTGAGAAAGTGAGCATGGTAAAAATCTACCTACAGGATCTGAAG atgctgacCCTGCTGCTGGAATCAAACAGTGCAAAAGATCTTGTTTGCCTCATCATTGGCTACTACAGACTGTTCGTGGATGCGAATGCCTCCATATTTACTTGGGGAGAGAAAAGACAGCAACCGCACCGTGTCTCAGCTGAAGAAG GATATGAATCTCGAACCTGCAGTGATTCTGAAGACTCCTGGGAACTGGATTCCTCCTCAGAGCATTGCTTGGGCATGCCTGCAGCATACAGCAGCACCCCTCCTGTGTGCgagaaggagctgggagagctTCACAGCCGAGAGAAGGACAGAACAAAGCCCCAAGCTGGAGGAAGTGACCAACACGATGCGGGTGGCAACACAACAGACAGTACATCTGAGGCTTCAGATTCAGCCAACACAGAGAGCCGAGGGTTTAAGACAAGTGGCTCAAGTGACTCAATGGATGCACTGGAGGAAGATGAGTTGGAAGCTTGCTCTTCCTCCAGGCCAGAGTTCTTCCACTTCTACACACCAACTGTGCACGAAATGAACAACTCAGATGAGAGTTTCTTCCCCATTTGTGCTGCAGAAGGCTCCAGAAGGGCAGAAGCCAGGGActtcttctgtttcttgcaGGTACCAGAAGCAGAGGAGCATGAATGTGAGCACAGCCcctgggaggagagaggagtgGACATAGGTGTGTCTATGCTAGGGACCAAGCTATCTGACAGAAATGCCATGGGCTATTACAGCCTGTGTTGCAGCGTATCGCCTGCAGGTAGTGTAGAGAAGAGCAACATCAGTCACAGCCTTGGAAGAAGTCCTTGGAAAGATGTGTCTGCCCAGGAAGAGGCACACTGTGGAGCGGAGCAGGTAGCAGAAGCAAGCGATCTCATTTTGGAGCCACCCCCAGGCTTTGGTGACACCAGCTCAGAGGAAGAGTTCTACGACGCTGCAGACAGCCTCAGCCCCCCAGACACCCTGGCAG GCTACAAGATGATGTCCCAGGAAGGTATAGACAACTCCTGCATGCTAAAGAAACCAAGGTGTTACAGCCTGGCGGAAAACCTAATGACAAGGCAGACAGCAAGAGAGAAGTATGGAAAGAAGAAGCAGCTGACATATGCCAAGAgcctgaggaagaggagatCTTTTCTGAAAACCAATTACACCTCACAGGTCACTTTCCCACTGGCTTTACCAGACTCTATGCAGAGCTACTGCACTTGGCCACCCACACCACCACTGCTTGCTCAGCCCCCAGATCCACCCTCCCCAGAGAACTTCAAGAAGGATGCAGAATCGGGATTTCGTGCTGCCACCCAGGCCCAGAGAGACACTGCTAGCACAAACCCATCCTCTGACATGATCGAAATGGAGCCTGACACCATGGAAACAAAGTCAGTGACTGATTTGGTGgtttcttccatttcagctGTTCGCCTGCAGGGTGACCACAGGGAGGAGAGTGCAGATGTTGCCATACCTGTGGATGACCTTTGTCCAGCACGTGCTGTATACCCACCTTTCTTGTTCCTGGAGGAACCCATGTACCTTCCCAGGGAACAAAGCAGAGTTGTCCATGAAAGTCCCACAATGAAGGTAAATACTGGGTGGCCAAGTGATGAGAGTTGTGTGAGCATCGGAGATTGGCTGGCCCAAGCAGCActgggaggggagggtgagATGATGGAAGCCAAGCATGAGGCTGGCAATGTCCCTCTGTTCCAGGTCCAAGAGGTGACTTGCCCTCCTAATGAGTGTACTCTGCCGTCTTCATGCCGTGATGCCAGCATGGCCATTCCCCATGGGGTGACACGGGACCAGGATCTGCTTCCTACTGCTGGGAGGCAAGCTACATGTGAGGAGCCTGTCCTGGCTCCCTGTGAGGAAGGAAAAGCTAACCTTGACAGCTGTGCTGACTACAAGAGTGACCATGCCTCATCACAGgcaaaaaacagacaagaaataaACAAGGAAGCCTTACAGAAAGTgcacaataaaaatcacatggGCTTTCCAGATGCAACCCAGCTGTTAACAGATTGCAGCAGCACCTCAGGGGTTATAACTCGCCTCTCCTGGCTCTCATTTGGTGCGAGATCAGACCTAACTTCACCCAGCCCATCTCAGAAGAGGATAGATGCCCCACTAGAGCTTTTGGACTCTCAGAGGACCAGTAGGTGCCTAGAGGCTGATGTTGTCAGAAAGGAGATGCAGACATCCTCAGCTACACTATCCTTTGAGAAAGAGTTGAAAAGCAGACATGGGCTGGATGAAGGGGAGTCcagaaaagacacagaaaatgttGTTCACGAACAGACTTGGTCTGTTCAGACTTCTCCCAGAGAACAGGTTACAGAAGTGGAGAAAGACTCTCCCCTGACTCCTTCTCAAGGGCTTTCCATCTCCTCAGGCCCAATTCCCTTGGGCTCATTGGAAAAAAGAGCAGGAGACCACAGGACTTCAAATtactccttcctctgctttaaCCATAAGAAGGATGAGCAGGCACTTTCTGGACCCATCATGACCAGATTTTGGGGATTTTCCATGATGAAGACATCACCACCACAATTTGGAATGGACAAGTGCAGCTGTCAGCTATCCTATGTCAGCTGCTTCCACAGGCCTGATGAAGAAGGAGAGCAGGAAACCACCATTCCTATGTGCAGCTTGTTTCTGCAGCCCCTCACTACCCCACCATCTACCAACCGCAGTCTTCCTGGGTCCTCTGTGGACAGTGACCCTGTGACCATTGCTAGGGACAAGGCTGTGTGGGACCCTCATGTCCAAGCCCTCAGCCAGCTGAATGACCAAGCACAGATGAGCCCCGCAGACTTCTCCTGCTTCCTAGCCTACACTACAGAGCTCCAGGAGGTTGTGGGAAACCTCTCAGGGAGCCAAGCAACCCACCTGCAAGACCGATGTGCTGAGCAAGGTGCTGAGAGCAAGGGTGCCCTTGGCTTAGCCTCCCAGGACCTGCTGTCCAGTTGCAAGGAGCTTCTGAAAATAGAGCGGCCACTTGAAGAACTGCAGGATGCTTTGAGGGTGACATTTGGGCACCTTGTTCAGCTGGCAGTGGCCTGCTTCCAGGTGACACACTGCCGGCtgtgcaggcagaggcagcaggagctcagGGCCGCGCTCATGGATGTGGTAGGCACCTATCACCAGTTTGTGCAGGCTGTTCACCAGCAGCTTCACAGGCAAGGCTGCCCAGACCTGGGCACCAAGCTCCTCACTCGCCAGCACACAGCCCTTACTGCTGCCATGttttgccttctgcagcagTTCAGGGTACCCCCGTTGTTTTGA